The Lipingzhangella halophila genome segment GGCCATCCGGCCGAGTGCCTCCTCGATGGGCATCCCTTCGGGGAGCGGCTCCTGCTCGACCGGAGTCAGGTCGTCGGCGTCGACGTCCTCGCCCAGGCCGAGCATTTCGGCGAGCGCCGGCTCACGCTCGATCAGGTCAGTGGTAGCCACCAGAGCGTAGACCCGGATGGGCTGGTCCCAGCCCTTCTCGGACGCGTGGCGCTCCAGCTCCAGCACGGCTTCGCGAATATTGAATGACACCCTTCCATGGTGGCCGATGACGCGGGTGGATGCTCCCGCTCCGCGGAGTAGGCTCCAAGTAACCTGTGAGGACTCCGCGTCGATGCGGGTTCGAATTCGGACTGATGTCGTGTTGTCATCGGTGTGACGCGTGATTCCGGGAACCTGGCCCGGCCGTGACGAGTTAGCTTAGTGAGTTTTTACGAGCACGAGGGACGACGACGTCCCGCCTACTACGAGATCACCGTAACGAGGGGGAGGCGTGAGCTTCCGATCGCCCGGCGCACCGACTGCGCGTATGCCTCGTCGACCGCGGCTGCTCGCGCCTGTCGCCGCAGCCGTGGTCGTCATCATCGCGGCATTGATGCTGGCCGCGAACTTCTGGACCGACTACAAGTGGTTCAACTCTGTTGGCTACACGTCGGTCTTCACGACCGAGCTGTGGACACGGGTCATGCTGTTCGCCGGTGGCGGATTGGTAATGGCGCTCATCGTCGGGGCCAGCATCTACTTCGCATACCGCATGCGCCCGCTCGCGCGGCCAATGAGCATCGAGCAGCAGGGCCTCGACCGGTACCGGATGTCGGTCGACCCGCACCGCAAGCTGATCTTCTGGCTGGTCATCGGTGGACTCGGGCTGATCGCGGGAGCCTCGGCGAGCGGTGAGTGGGGCACCTACCTGCAGTTCGCCAACTCCACCTCGTTCGAGGAGACCGACCCCCAGTTCGGCATCGACATCTCGTTCTTCGCGTTCACCTACCCCTTCCTGCGGGTGATCCTCGGCTACCTGTTCTTCGCGGTTGTGGTCGCGTTCATCGCGGCGGTCATCGTGCACTACCTGTACGGCGGTGTCCGGCTGCAGGCGGAGGGACAGCGCGCCACTCCCGCTGCGCGGGTGCACATGTCGGTGCTGCTCGGCGTCTTCGTACTGCTGAAAGCGGCGGCGTACTGGCTCGACCGCTACGGGCTGGTCTTCTCGGACGGCGGCTACGCCTACGGCGCGTCCTACACCGACGTCACGGCAGTGCTCTACGCGAAGATGATCCTCTTCGTCATCGCGCTCATCTGCACGGCGCTGTTCTTCGCGAACATCTACTTCAAGAACGCGATGGTGCCGACGGTCAGCCTCGGCCTGCTCGTGCTCTCGGCCGTCCTCGTCGGCGGGGTCTACCCGGCGATCATCCAGCAGTTCGAGGTGAATCCGAACGAGCAGCGGCTGGAGCGGCCCTACATCGAGCGCAACATCCAGGCCACCCGCGACGCTTACGGCATCGCCAACTCGGAGGTCGAGACCTACGACGCGCAGACCGAACTGGGGACCGAGGAGCTGTCCGAGGAGACCGAGAAGATCCCGAGCGTGCGCCTCGTCGACCCCGCGGTGGTCTCGCAGACCTTCCAGCAGATGCAGCAGGTGCGCGGTTTCTACGAGTTCCCCGAGGTGCTGTCGGTCGACCGGTACGACGACGCCGAGGGCAACTCGGTCGACACCATCATCGCCGCGCGCGAACTGTCCGGGCCGCCGGAAGGCCAGGACAACTGGCTGACCCGGCACATGGTCTACACGCACGGGTTCGGCATCGTCGCGGCGGCGGGCAACCAGGTCGACGGCGAGGGCCGCCCCGCCTTCACCGAGTACAACATCCCGCCCACCGGCGAACTTTCCGACGTGGTCGGCGAGTACGAGCCGCGGATCTACTTCGGCCGCGAGGGCGCCGATTACGTCATCGTCAACGCCGAGCCCGAGTACGACTACCCGCTCGACTCCGGTGCCGAGGACGTGCCCACCACCGAGGACGCCGATCCCACGCAGGGCGGAGCCGACCCCGACGCCGAGGCCGACAACGCCCGGGCGCCCGGCCAGGCCCCTCCCGCGACGCAGCGCGCCGACGGTGAACAGGGCGGCGACGGTGAGCAGGGCGGCGACGGTGAGCAGGGCGGCGGCGAAGGAAACGGCGGCGAAGGCGGAAACGGCGGCGAAGGCGGAAACGGCGGCCAAGAAGGCGGCACCGGGGGCGACAGCCAGGCCACCAACCAGTACGGGGGCGACGGCGGCGTTCTCCTCAGTAACTTCTTCGACCGGATCCTGTACGCGATCAAGTACCAGGACGCGGACATCCTGCTGAACGACGCGATCAATGACGAGTCGCAGATCCTCTACGAGCGCGACCCCGCCGACCGCGTCGAGAAGGTGGCCCCGTTCCTCACGGCCGACGGCAAGTCGTACCCGACCGTTGTTGACGGCCGCGTGCAGTGGGTGGTCGACGCCTACACGACGTCCGACGGCTACCCGTACTCGTCGCCGATCGACCTGTCCAACGCCACGGAGGACACCTTCACCGAGGGCACCGACACGGTGCAGGCCCTGCCGGGCAACCAGATCAACTACATCCGCAACTCCGTCAAGGCCACGGTCGACGCCTACGACGGCACGGTCACGCTGTACGGCTGGGAGGAGGACGACCCGGTCCTGCAGACCTGGTCCAAGGCGTTCCCCGAGGTCATGACCGAACGCGGTGAGATGGAGGACGAGCTAGAGCAGCACATGCGCTACCCCGATGACATCTACAAGGTGCAGCGGGAGATCATGAAGCGCTACCACATCACCGACCCCGACGCCTTCTACGGCGGCCAGGACTTCTGGGACGTGCCGGCCGATCCCACCGAGGATGGGGATACGCCCGAGCCGGCGTACCGGCAGACGGTGCACTTCCCAGGGGACGACCAGGCGAGCTTCGCGCTGACGTCGACGTTCGTGCCACGAGGCAGGGAGAACCTGTCCGCGTACATGGCCGTCAACAGCGACCCCAGCTCCGAGGACTACGGCAAGCTGCGCCTACTGGAACTGCCACGCAGCACGGTGATCCTCGGCCCCGGCCAGGTGCAGAACGCGTTCGACTCCGACGCGGACATCCGCGAGGTGCTGCTGCCGCTGGAGCAGAGCGAGGCCGAGGTGACCAACGGCAACCTGCTAACGCTGCCGTTCGCCGGAGGACTCCTCTACGTCGAGCCGCTCTACGTGCAGGCGGGTGGTGGCGGCGAAGCCTCCTTCCCGCTGCTCCAGCAGGTGATGGTCGGGTTCGGTGACGAGGTCGCCATCGGCAGCAACCTGGAGGAAGCCCTGAACAACCTGTTCGAGGGCGGCGAGGGACCGCTGGACGACGGTCAAGGCGGCGGCGAGGAGGCCGCCGAGGATGCCGACGCTGAAGGCGACGGTGGTGACGGTGGTGACGGTGGCACCGACCCCAGCGAGCTCACCGAGGCGCTGAACGACGCCAATGAGGCCTACCAGGAGGGCCAGGAGGCGCTTGAGGAAGGCGACTTCACCGCCTATGACGAGGCCAACGACCGGCTCCAGGACGCCCTGGAACGCGCGGAGGAGGCCAGCTAGGTGCGGCCCGGCCAACCCGGGACGTCTCCCTAACGGGCGGCACGCCCTGAGCGGTGCCTGAACGAGCAGAGGGCCTTCTGAGGCCGGTGCGGATCGCAACATCCGCACCGCCCCTCAGGAGGCCCTCGTGCGTCACCGCACCGTTGCGCTGGCCCCCGACCCGGCCGGCTCCCGCGGGTCGCTCAACCGCGCTCGGCGGCAGGGCCCTGGACGCGGCCATCCTGGTGCCCTTCGAGGGCTATGCCGGAAAGTACGTCTTCCACTGCCACAACCTGGAGCACGAGGACATGATGAGGCTAATTTCAGGGCTGTGCGATGAAGGGACGCGTTCCGCTGGATCGGCGCGGTCCACCGCCCCTTCCCTCTGCTGCGGCGCTGCCCAGGAGCCGAATCCAGGCCCACGTGCGCCAAGCGGGGTAAGTGGGCGCACTCGCGGCTCCTGGTGCGGCACAGGGCAGCACACGGGCGTGTGGGGCTCTCCTGCCGCGTGTCCGGCAACGGCGTCCTCCGGCGCCGGAAGTTGTCTCCGGTCACTGGTTCCACCTGGAAACCGATTTGCACACTGCTCCCGTGACCTCTAGTGTTGTAAACACATCGACGCGGGGTGGAGCAGTTCGGTAGCTCGCTGGGCTCATAACCCAGAGGTCGCAGGTTCAAATCCTGTCCCCGCTACTGCGAAGGAACAAGGACCCGGGCACTCATTCGAGTGACCGGGTCCTTTTCGTTTCGGCAACCGGCCGCCGCCGAATCACTCCTCTACCGCCTCCCTGGTGCCCGGAAGCGATGCCGGCCCGGCGCGCCGAAGGGCTACGGGACGCTCTTGAGCAGGCCGCCGTCGATCACGTAGTCGCTGCCGGTGATGCTGCCCGCCCGCGAGGACGCCAGGAACGCCACCAGCTCGGCGACCTCGTGGGGTTCGGCCACCCGCCCCGTTGTCATCGACATCGACTCCGGCAGCGCGCGGTCCATGAAGTCGTCGGGCGTCGTGCCGAACTGCTCCGCCATGTGCTGGGCGAAGCCGTCCGGGGCGGTCCACAGCGGTGTGCGGACCGGCCCCGGCGACACCGTGTTGACCCGGATGCCCTGCGGGGTGAGCTCCTCAGCCAGGGCCTTGCCGAGATTGGTCAGGGCCGCTTTCGCCGCGCTGTACGGGGCGATCATCCCCACAGGGAACCTGGCGTTCGCCGAACTGATATTGACGATGCTCGCCCAATCGCGCCCACGCATCGCCGGAAGCGCGCTTCGGACCATGCGGACCGTGGTGAACAGCGTCGCGTCGAAGATCCGCTGCCACTGCTCGTCGGTGAACTCGGTGCTGGACGGCGCCGGCTCACTGACCCCGAGATTGTTGACCAGGACGTCGATCCCGCCATGCCGGTCGACCGCGGCCTGCACAAGCTCCTGGGGCCCGTCAGGGCGGGTGAGGTCGGTCTCGATGGCCAACACGTCGTACTCGGCCAACAGAGCCTTCAGGCCGTCGGTGATGGTCCGCGAACCCACCACCACACCGGCCCCCTCGGCCGCCAGGGCCGATGCGGTCGCCAGCCCGATGCCCTTGCTTCCGCCGGTGATGACGACGCTCTTGTTGTTCAGGTTCAGATCCATGGCTCTCAGCCTGCCGCGTCGGACCACCCTCGTCTGGCGGAATCCGGACGTGGTGATGGGCGGCCGGGATCGCCCGTGTAGCGGAGGAAACCGATTTGCACACTGCTCCCGTGACCTCTAGTGTTGTAAACACATCGACGCGGGGTGGAGCAGTTCGGTAGCTCGCTGGGCTCATAACCCAGAGGTCGCAGGTTCAAATCCTGTCCCCGCTACGAGCCCGAGGGCCCGTCTGGTCAGAAGCAAAGCTTCTTCCCAGGCGGGCTCTTCGCGTTTGGTCCGGGGGTGACCCCCGGAGCCCCCAGGTGGGGGTGACTCCGTGGGCCCGTCTGGTCAGAAGTAAAGCTTCTTCCCAGGCGGGCTCTTCGCGTTTGGTCCGGGGGTGACCCCCGGAGCCCCCAGGTGGGGGTGAGTCCGTGGGCCTGTCTGGTCAGAAGTAAAGCTTCTTCCCAGGCGGGCTCTTCGCGTTTGGTCCGGGGGTGACCCCCGGAGCCCCCAGGTGGGGGTGAGTCCGTGGGCCTGTCTGGTCAGAAGTAAAGCTTCTTCCCAGGCGGGCTCTTCGCGTTTGGTCCGGGGGTGACCCCCGGAGCCCCCAGGTGGGGGTGAGTCCGTGGGCCTGTCTGGTCAGAAGTAAAGCTTCTTCCCAGGCGGGCTCTTCGCGTTTGGTCCGGGGGCGACCCCCGGAGCCCCCAGGTGCGCTCTGGAGCGGAAGCCGGTGTGCCGCGATGATTCCTGTGGATGGCGCTGGTCATTCTTCGTGACACGAGCTCTAGTCACGGGGGTTCAGGGATGCGAGACCTGATCGTCACCGAGAACATCACGTTCGACGGTGTCATTGACGCCGAGGGCGGATGGTTCAGCGTGGCCAACGACACCGAGGCCGACCAGTCCGATATCAACAAGGCCCTCAGCGAACAGAGCGCGGCGGCTGACGCCGTCGTCTTCGGGCGGGTGACCTTCGAGGCCATGCGCGGCTACTGGCCGAAGCAGACCGACGACACCACGGGGGTCAGCGACTACCTCAACACCGTGTCGAAGTACGTCTTCTCCAGCACGCTCGGCGACCCGGAATGGGAGAACACGACCGTACTCCGCGGAGGACTCCGCGACGAGATCGCGGCGCTGAAGAACGCGCCGGGTAAGGATATCGTCACCACGGGCAGCATCACGCTGGTCCGGGCGCTTGTCGGGACCGGACTCGTTGACGAGTACCGGCTGTTCGTGTACCCCGTCGTGCTCGGACGCGGTGCGCGGCTGTTCGCCGACGCGACGGAGGTAGGGCACTTGCGGCTGGTCGAGTGCCGGCCGTTCCGGTCCGGTGTTGTCCTCCTGCGCTACCGGCCCGCCCCGGACACCTCCGCGGCGGTGGGTTAACCGACCCGGAAGCCGTCGCAGGAGATGAACGTGCCGCTGTCCTCATCGGCGTCGTCCCCGGCGCTTGCCGACCAGATGACGGTGTAGGTGCCCTCGGCCAGGGACCCCGGGGCGTCCGGGAAGTCCTCGGGGTAGGCGAGGGTGGCCCACTCGTCGCCGCTGAGCGCGGTCTCGGCCTCAACCCGCTCTTCCGCGGGGGTGAGGACCTGGACGACGACGTCGCGGTCCTCGGTCTTCTCGGTGTCGCGTACTCCGAGTTCCGCCTGGGCGTCGTCGGCGACCTTCTTTCTGGGCGCGGACGTCTGCCACGCACCAGGGACGGTGCTGTTCGCACTCGGCTCGCAGGTGACGGTCTCGGGATCGAACCGCAGTTCGGCGAGCTCGGGATCGTTCGCTCCGTTCCCGGAGGTGTCGTCGGGCGCGACCATCGACTCGAGCTCTTCCTTGGATGGCCCGGGGTCGCCGCCGCACCCCGAGAGGGCCAGAGCGCCGATTACGGCGGCGGGAAGCGCGACCCGCCAGAGGGAACGGGGTGGAGCTGGGAATTCGGACACGAGCGGCAGACTACTACGGACAGTCCCGCACCGCGTACGAATCCCGGGAGCGCCCTCAGGTGATCCGGATCGGAGTCGGTCCGCCGTTGAGCCAGGTGAGCACCTGGTCGTGCAGCAACCCATTGGTGCACACCAGGGCACCCCCGTCGGTGAATCGCTGACTGCGCAGGTCAGTGGCGCGTCCCCCGGCCTCCTCCAGCAGCACAGGCATCGGGGCAGCGTCCCAGATGGACAGCTCCGGTTCGGCGGCGATGTCCACCGCTCCCTCGGCGACCATGACGTGCGACCAGAAGTCGCCGTAGGCGCGGGTCCGCCACACCGATCGGGTCAGACCGAGGAAGGAGTCGAGCCGGTTCTGCTGCTCCCATTCGGAGAGGTCGGAGAAGGACAACGAGGCGTCCGAGAGTTCGGAGACCCCCGAGACCGTGCACCGCGTGGCCTTGGTCAGGCTGCGTCCGTTCCAGGTGCCGCCGCCTCGGGAGGCCCACCAGCGGCGCGACAGCGCGGGCGCGGACACTACGCCCATGACCGGTTGGTCGCCCTCGGTGAGGGCGATCATGGTCGCCCAGACCGGTACACCGCGTACGTAGTTGCGGGTGCCGTCGATGGGGTCGAGCACCCAGACACGATGGCTCGAACCGGTCCGGCCGTACTCCTCACCGACAACGGCGTCGCGGGGCCGCGCACGAGCGAGCACGCCCCTGAGCGTCTCCTCCACCGACCGGTCGGCTTCGGTGACGGGAGTGAGATCCGGTTTCGTGTCGACCTTCAGGTCGAGAGACCGGAAGTGTTTGAGGGAGATGTCATCCGCCGCGTCAGCGAGTACGTGAGCGAGACGGAGATCATCGTCGAAGGACGCCATGGCGCGTAACGCTACCCTCCCGGAGGCCGGCGGCCGGGAGCCGGCGCCCCTGCGTGATCGGAGTGTTAACCGTTCCTGCCGCCAGTATGGCCTGTCGGTGCTTTTCCCGGGCACGCGGCCCCGCGCACGGTTCGGGTAGCGCGACCCACCCAGCTCGCCTCGCGGTGGCTCGCTGGGTCGCGGGCGCGGTTACGAGGAGAAGTCCAGCCCTTCGGCGTCCTCGTCGAGGGTCCGCTCCACGAACTCCGGATTGTCGTTCAGCCAGGTGCGGGCGCCTTCCGCCTGGTCGTCGGAGTACTCGTTGATGATCACCTCTTCGAGTGGCTCAAGCTCCTCCGCGGACAGGTTGAAGTTCTCCAGCCACCCGTTGAGCTCGGAGTAGTCGTCCGCGAAGCCCTCGCGGGCCACCGTGTGGATCTCCTCGCCCTCGCCGAACGAGCCCTCGGGGTCTTCGAGGTCCTTGAGGTCGTGGTTGACGTAGGCGATGTGCGGATGCCACAGCGTGACGAGGACCGGTTCCTCCTCGGCGATCGCGCTCTCCAGCTCGGACAGCATCGCCGGGGTGGAGGACTCGACGAGCTCGTAGTCGTTCTCCAGCCCGTAGTCGGGAATGACGTCGTTCTGGGTCCGCTGCACGAGGCCCGAGCCGGCCTCGATCCCGACGATCTCGCCGCCGAAGAGGTCGGCGTTGTCGGGGAGGTCTTCGATGGAGTCGACCTCGTCGACGTAGTCGGGCACGGTCAGGTGCAGGGTCGCGCCGTCGTACCAGGTTCCGACGTCCTCGATCTGGTCGCCGTACTCGTCCCAGTACTCCCCGTGCGTGCCAGGAAGGTAAGCGGTCATGAACACGTCGATGTCGCCCTGGGCCACACCCTGGAACATCGGTGCGACGTCGACGTCCTGGATCTCGACGTCGTAGCCCTTCTCCTCCAGGATGGTCTGCCACACGTTGGTGACGGCGATGTTCTCGTCCCATGGAACGGAGCCGATAGTGATGGGCTGTGCGGTACCCGAATCCGGCTGAGGGGCGTTGTTGTCCGGCTGCGGGGCGTTGGAGAACGTGCGTGCGACCACCGCGCCCACGCCGGCGACCAGGACGAGCGCGCCGATCGCGGCGGTGATGGCTATCGACGGAGCGCGTGGGCGCGAAGTGTTCGGGGCTGGGTCCGGCTGCGGGGTAGGGGCGGGGCTGCCCCGTTCCGGCGGCGCGGGCGTGCCCGGGACGCGGAAGCGGGACGCTGCGGGGCTGGCAGGCTCGTGGGGCGGTGGTGGCTGTGGCGGGGCCGGAGCCGGTGCGGGGGCGGTGTCGGGCGGGTCGCTAGGCGGCGGCACCATGGCCCAGTTGTGGTTGATGATGGTCGCGGCTGTGTCGGCGGCTTCGCTGTCGGGGGTGTGGCCGTAGCTGGTGGCGACCATGGGTACCAGGGTGGTGGAGCCGGGCCGGGCGGCGGGGTCTTTGGCGAGGGCGCGGGTGACGGACTCGGCCAGCTCGGTGGGGAGCCCGGTAAGGTCGGGGTGTTCGTTGAGGACCCGGTACATCAGTGTTTCGGCGGTGCCGGTGCCGAAGGGGGCCCGGCCGGTGGCGGCGTAGGCCACCAGGGCGCCCCAGGCGAAGACATCGGCTTCGGGGCCGGTGTGGCCGCGGAACCGTTCCGGGCTCATCCATCCCGGCGAGCCCACCACGCCCCCGGTGCGGGTGATCGCGGACTCGTCCACCGCCCGGGCGATGCCGAAGTCGAGCACTTTGGGGCCGTCGGCGGCCAGGATCACGTTGGCGGGTTTGAGGTCGCGGTGGACGACCCCGGCGGCGTGGATCGCGGCGATGGCCTCGGCCAGGCCCACCGCCATCCCCTGTGTTAGGCCGGGTTCCAGCGCACCGTTGTGTTTGACACGGTGGTGCAGGGTGGGGCCGGCCACGTAAGGGCTGGCGTACCACGGCTGGCCCTGGCGGGTGGTGTCGGCGGCGATGACCGGGGCGATGCAGCGCGAGCCGACCCGGCGCATCAGTTCCACCTCGCGGGCGAACCGGTCGCGGAACTCCGGGTCGTCGGCGAACTCGCCGCGGATCAGTTTCAGCGCCACCCAGCGCCCGTGGCCATCGGTGCCGCCGTAGACCACCCCCATACCGCCCGCGCCCAACCGCCCGTGGATGTCAAAGGAGCCGATACGGGTGGGGTCACTATCGGTCAGAGCAAACAGGGGCGGCCGCTGAGTGTTCACACGCGGTCCTCGTCGTGAAGGAAACGCCAACCGTGGCGGGACAAGGATGAACCTCTCCCGCGTCCGACAGCATACGCGCGCACGCGTCACACAAAACCGCCGCGACCGGTGGTGGCCGCCATCGCCGGACACCAGCCGGGGCGAGCCCCTGTCGTCCCACTTGCCAGCACCACCGCGAGCGCACGTGGATTCCTCCTGGGTGAATCCGAACAGTGAGGCGGGTAACCGTTCTCGTTGGCGGCGGCACAGCCGGAAACGCCTGGCCGACGCCGCGGAACGTGCGCACCAACGCCGCCACTGGCGGGGCTTCAGCACCGCGCTGGTATCCGCGCTAACGGAGCGCTGACCCACGCGGGTGGTGACTCCGCCGCACCCGCTACTGCTGTGCCCTACTGTCGTCCGCGCCTTCGCGGCTGGCGAGCAGTCGGCGCAGCGAGGACACGCGATCTGCGTCGAGGCGGCCCGCGGCGGTCCCGGAGTCCAGGGCACAACCGGGGACGTCCGCGGTGTGCGCGCAGCCTGGCGGGCACTCCGCCACGGCCTCGTCGAGATCGGGGAACCCCGCGACGACGTCGTCCGGGCTGATATGGGCCAGGCCGAAGCTGCGCACCCCGGGAGTGTCGATGATCCAGCCGTCCGGCAGGGTCAGCGCGACCGCGGACGCGGAGGTGTGCCGGCCGCGTCCGGTCACCGGGTTGACGTCGCCCACGGCGCGCCCGGCCTCCGGGATGAGGAGGTTGACCAGCGTGGACTTGCCGACACCCGAGGACCCCACAAGTACGCTCACGCGACCCGCCAGTTGCTCCCGCAGCGGGTCAAGGTCGCCGTCCCGGCTCGTCACGACGGACGGAAGGTCGAGGGCGGAATAGGTCTCCAGCACGTCGTCGGGTGCGGCGAGGTCGACCTTGGTCAGGCAGAGGAGCGGCCGCAGGCCGGCGTCGTACGCCGCCACCAGGCAGCGGTCGATGAAACGCGGCTGCGGGGGAGGGTCGGCCAGCGAGCTGACGATCACCAACTGGTCGGCGTTGGCGACGATGACCCGCTCCACGGGATCGGTGTCGTCGGCGGTCCGGCGGAGCACCGACCGGCGCTCCTCTACGCGCACCACCCGGGCGAGCGAATCGGGGCGCCCCGAAAGGTCGCCGACCAGGCGCACCCGGTCGCCCACGGTGATGCTGCCCCGCCCGAGCTCGCGTGCCTTCATGGCGACCACCGTGCGGTCCTCGACCAGGCAGGTGTAGCGTCCGCGGTCCACCGCGGTGACGAACCCCGGTTTGGCGTCCTCGTGCTTGGGGCGCTTGCGGGTGCGTGGCCGCGACCCGCCCCGCGCACGGACCGGGACGTCGTCCTCGTCGAGGTACCGGCGGCCCGTACTCACGCCGCGACCTCGGCCCACATATCGGGGAAATCGGGCAGGGTCTTGCTGGTGGTGGCGATGTTCTCCACCTGCACGCCGGGAACCGCGAGCCCGATCACGGCGCCGGAGGTCGCCATGCGGTGGTCGTCGTAGCTGTGGAACACGTCGCCGTGCAGGAGGCGCGGCCGGATCAGCAGGCCGTCGGGGAGCTCCTCGGCGTCGCCGCCCAGACGGTTGATCTCGTGGACCAGCGCGGCGATGCGGTCGGTCTCGTGCCGCCGCAGGTGGCCGATCCCGGTGAGGCGCGACGGTGTGCTCGCCAGGGCGGCCACGGCGGCGATCGTCGGGGTGAGCTCGCCAACGTCGCGCAGGTCGGCGGTGATCCCCGTGATGTCGCCGGTGCCGGCCATCGTCAGCCCTTCCGGTCCGGTGGATACCTTGCCGCCCATGCGGGTGAAGAGGTCGCGTAGGGCGTCGCCGGGCTGGGTCGTGTGTTCCGGCCAGTCGCGGATGGTCACCCGGCCGTCCGTGACGAGCGCCGCCGCCAGGAACGGAGCCGCGTTGGAGAGGTCGGGCTCCACGCCGATCTCGGTGGCCTTGATCGTTTCCGGCTCGACCAGCCACGTCCCGGGTGCCGACACGTCGACCCGCACCCCGACGTCGCGCAGCATCGCCACCGTCATGTCCAGGTGCGGCTGTGACGGGACCGGGGGACCGCTGTGCCGGATGTGCACACCCTGGTCGAACCGGGGCCCGTTGAGCAGTAGTGCGGAGACGAACTGGGATGAGCCGGAGGCGTCGAGGTCCACGGTGCCGCCCGGCAGGGAGCCGGTTCCGTGGATGATGAGGGGGAGCGCGCCGCGCCCGCCATCGTCGATGCTGGCGCCCAAGGCGCGCAGAGCCGAGATGAGTGTCCCGATGGGGCGTTCCCGTGCCCGCGGGTCGCCGTCGAACCGTACGGCACCGTCGGCTGTGGCGGCGAGCGGTGGGACGAACCGCATCACGGTGCCCGCGTTGCCCACCTCCAGCGTTGCCGGCCCCGTTGGCGCCGAGGGGGCGACCGACCAGTCGCGGCCCTCGTCGGCGACTCCGATGCCGAGGGAGCGCAGAGCGCCCGCCATGAGCTCGGTGTCGCGGCTGCGAAGCGGACGCCGGACAACAGCAGGTGTCTCCGAAAG includes the following:
- a CDS encoding UPF0182 family membrane protein yields the protein MPRRPRLLAPVAAAVVVIIAALMLAANFWTDYKWFNSVGYTSVFTTELWTRVMLFAGGGLVMALIVGASIYFAYRMRPLARPMSIEQQGLDRYRMSVDPHRKLIFWLVIGGLGLIAGASASGEWGTYLQFANSTSFEETDPQFGIDISFFAFTYPFLRVILGYLFFAVVVAFIAAVIVHYLYGGVRLQAEGQRATPAARVHMSVLLGVFVLLKAAAYWLDRYGLVFSDGGYAYGASYTDVTAVLYAKMILFVIALICTALFFANIYFKNAMVPTVSLGLLVLSAVLVGGVYPAIIQQFEVNPNEQRLERPYIERNIQATRDAYGIANSEVETYDAQTELGTEELSEETEKIPSVRLVDPAVVSQTFQQMQQVRGFYEFPEVLSVDRYDDAEGNSVDTIIAARELSGPPEGQDNWLTRHMVYTHGFGIVAAAGNQVDGEGRPAFTEYNIPPTGELSDVVGEYEPRIYFGREGADYVIVNAEPEYDYPLDSGAEDVPTTEDADPTQGGADPDAEADNARAPGQAPPATQRADGEQGGDGEQGGDGEQGGGEGNGGEGGNGGEGGNGGQEGGTGGDSQATNQYGGDGGVLLSNFFDRILYAIKYQDADILLNDAINDESQILYERDPADRVEKVAPFLTADGKSYPTVVDGRVQWVVDAYTTSDGYPYSSPIDLSNATEDTFTEGTDTVQALPGNQINYIRNSVKATVDAYDGTVTLYGWEEDDPVLQTWSKAFPEVMTERGEMEDELEQHMRYPDDIYKVQREIMKRYHITDPDAFYGGQDFWDVPADPTEDGDTPEPAYRQTVHFPGDDQASFALTSTFVPRGRENLSAYMAVNSDPSSEDYGKLRLLELPRSTVILGPGQVQNAFDSDADIREVLLPLEQSEAEVTNGNLLTLPFAGGLLYVEPLYVQAGGGGEASFPLLQQVMVGFGDEVAIGSNLEEALNNLFEGGEGPLDDGQGGGEEAAEDADAEGDGGDGGDGGTDPSELTEALNDANEAYQEGQEALEEGDFTAYDEANDRLQDALERAEEAS
- a CDS encoding SDR family NAD(P)-dependent oxidoreductase, with translation MDLNLNNKSVVITGGSKGIGLATASALAAEGAGVVVGSRTITDGLKALLAEYDVLAIETDLTRPDGPQELVQAAVDRHGGIDVLVNNLGVSEPAPSSTEFTDEQWQRIFDATLFTTVRMVRSALPAMRGRDWASIVNISSANARFPVGMIAPYSAAKAALTNLGKALAEELTPQGIRVNTVSPGPVRTPLWTAPDGFAQHMAEQFGTTPDDFMDRALPESMSMTTGRVAEPHEVAELVAFLASSRAGSITGSDYVIDGGLLKSVP
- a CDS encoding dihydrofolate reductase family protein, which gives rise to MRDLIVTENITFDGVIDAEGGWFSVANDTEADQSDINKALSEQSAAADAVVFGRVTFEAMRGYWPKQTDDTTGVSDYLNTVSKYVFSSTLGDPEWENTTVLRGGLRDEIAALKNAPGKDIVTTGSITLVRALVGTGLVDEYRLFVYPVVLGRGARLFADATEVGHLRLVECRPFRSGVVLLRYRPAPDTSAAVG
- the hisN gene encoding histidinol-phosphatase, coding for MASFDDDLRLAHVLADAADDISLKHFRSLDLKVDTKPDLTPVTEADRSVEETLRGVLARARPRDAVVGEEYGRTGSSHRVWVLDPIDGTRNYVRGVPVWATMIALTEGDQPVMGVVSAPALSRRWWASRGGGTWNGRSLTKATRCTVSGVSELSDASLSFSDLSEWEQQNRLDSFLGLTRSVWRTRAYGDFWSHVMVAEGAVDIAAEPELSIWDAAPMPVLLEEAGGRATDLRSQRFTDGGALVCTNGLLHDQVLTWLNGGPTPIRIT
- a CDS encoding glycine betaine ABC transporter substrate-binding protein: MNTQRPPLFALTDSDPTRIGSFDIHGRLGAGGMGVVYGGTDGHGRWVALKLIRGEFADDPEFRDRFAREVELMRRVGSRCIAPVIAADTTRQGQPWYASPYVAGPTLHHRVKHNGALEPGLTQGMAVGLAEAIAAIHAAGVVHRDLKPANVILAADGPKVLDFGIARAVDESAITRTGGVVGSPGWMSPERFRGHTGPEADVFAWGALVAYAATGRAPFGTGTAETLMYRVLNEHPDLTGLPTELAESVTRALAKDPAARPGSTTLVPMVATSYGHTPDSEAADTAATIINHNWAMVPPPSDPPDTAPAPAPAPPQPPPPHEPASPAASRFRVPGTPAPPERGSPAPTPQPDPAPNTSRPRAPSIAITAAIGALVLVAGVGAVVARTFSNAPQPDNNAPQPDSGTAQPITIGSVPWDENIAVTNVWQTILEEKGYDVEIQDVDVAPMFQGVAQGDIDVFMTAYLPGTHGEYWDEYGDQIEDVGTWYDGATLHLTVPDYVDEVDSIEDLPDNADLFGGEIVGIEAGSGLVQRTQNDVIPDYGLENDYELVESSTPAMLSELESAIAEEEPVLVTLWHPHIAYVNHDLKDLEDPEGSFGEGEEIHTVAREGFADDYSELNGWLENFNLSAEELEPLEEVIINEYSDDQAEGARTWLNDNPEFVERTLDEDAEGLDFSS
- the rsgA gene encoding ribosome small subunit-dependent GTPase A, with amino-acid sequence MGRGRGVSTGRRYLDEDDVPVRARGGSRPRTRKRPKHEDAKPGFVTAVDRGRYTCLVEDRTVVAMKARELGRGSITVGDRVRLVGDLSGRPDSLARVVRVEERRSVLRRTADDTDPVERVIVANADQLVIVSSLADPPPQPRFIDRCLVAAYDAGLRPLLCLTKVDLAAPDDVLETYSALDLPSVVTSRDGDLDPLREQLAGRVSVLVGSSGVGKSTLVNLLIPEAGRAVGDVNPVTGRGRHTSASAVALTLPDGWIIDTPGVRSFGLAHISPDDVVAGFPDLDEAVAECPPGCAHTADVPGCALDSGTAAGRLDADRVSSLRRLLASREGADDSRAQQ